Proteins from a single region of Bombus pascuorum chromosome 5, iyBomPasc1.1, whole genome shotgun sequence:
- the LOC132907549 gene encoding nuclear pore complex protein Nup98-Nup96 isoform X1, whose product MFGQAGNTSFSSFNTPTQSSPFGQSAFGKPITTTSFGSGATPVFGNGNTSLFSSKPAGSTTGGLFGNTTTPPAFTQPSFGGFGTTSTNTNLFGSQQNASTNLFGSNTATSAFGQSNKPAGFGFGTTSGTNLFGQPQQSAQQTTPFGQSSTTGNTNLFGATPGFGNTNTATTSITGTAIKFAPMITTDSMSKNGISHTISVRHCCIATMKEYESKSYEELRFEDYSVGRKGPSTGIFGAPTQPSPFGNAGAGTSTATTGFGGMSAGFGATTQSASSGLFGKPISTFGTPSTTTTNNFAFNSTPSTNLFGTNTQNKPFGTAAPTPLFATSNTNQTAGTGFGGINTGQNTAFGSAFGSAQPNQSIGLFNQNKSAFIAPSTSSSTGFPIFGQTPMSNTGTPAFCSKSTGTIGFGVNSTLGSTAPSTFGTAPGFTAGQNSGTLLFNTPFKPAGQTSGFSFGSTLTPSSGLGTNTGLMLGSGSTLFGQQKSGGLFGYSGNNAPFNTSGSFGSSAFGNNTNVGTGSGTGLLGAGNTMNQVKSSGTVPVHQQILALVSAPFGDSPLLKNLLPASGKTEELLKPANTPSKLMNGQQYKVTADNKSPKIKAKVVTPAQLSKKSMFEGLEEEDPLSEAFQPRPNAKRLVLRPKSISNSIVPSPTESSQSVGRNLQSSGKGEEKSPVTNTYIENTTIETVDKENHSQDNNRQLANDRRSSLSWLKTSLPRNAKNLDEESYEAQRSLFSSPNALSEEMINNTVTELRPYANANSSNQKCSEINSSVDTSLKNSSLVDKSCTDIVNQNSDSSQELDESSFSSLQTSNWKPNAAKVTLKRAGYYTIPPLDKLDEYVRGETCIVPNFTVGREDYGNVYFPESFDIYGLNLDEIVHFRHKEVIIYPDDEKKPPIGEGLNRKAQVTLDQVWPHDKSLHKPITDPHRLAAMDYEEKLRRVSAKHDTRFLEYRPETGSWVFKVDHFSKYGLSDSDEEDNNIPSVKDTKRLKLCATQQKCATKQEQSKVVSNKDTSKANDLKAANTDYSDLDTRGLLLEAIVSRRSFRTDQNHENQLPISPTGENARILGTDSHKLQLMKASFFDGSDEEINEAYNQESNRSLFLSDRRSSLRCFTNTPQKLDEDQNYEPIYSPMLRSNLAIHRTPTITYEEPTLSKTDSKLKRSMDIVAKTSTIYEKGLPDPSITPVTTILRCISEVIPLSKSIIHKLESRSVADIGIQMGRRFKPSWGRGLTLLTLSTKKQADDVPLNNSFEQIGSYVCGRSPEDTTSVGIVQRIQILGGSGTGEERIKTFKESIEGHLKIQLSHRVMNPDGDCLIFDVDTDINKASMALHAHCSLAEEFAEQFTTDSFASYVANVWKLCVALWGNLPDINVATENSEDHSVVIARREAIGEWLKIVIRKTHVLEDADINYETKILLLLSAFELEEACKLAREMGDHCLALLMAQLCSGMPIKVLTQQQIALWQNAGIDENLSLDRLKLFALVAGEPPSKHCPINVCEGFDWKRALAVHLWYFSSPTASIRDILDIYEASFDTNKTDDVYTSIPKPEYKGNNFELEINNGKPIYDLCFHLLKLFCTGNHTLGELLNPATHTADPMDYRLSWLMQQVLLALGYSHLSEHVAILTHVNFATQLEAYDLWHWAIFVMLHLKDATKRKTAVMNLLQRHVEIDDATDCPDFIERETFLREELGIPSIWIHHAKAVKSYVAKRYGKAAFYFIQAEQWNKAHEIIIEYLAADVIINENYDYLRNLLRPLTPLECSSAISGWTYQGQLLWEYMEITMSVESLLRSADPRGISSKLESLKQRLSNLPSKINQFPCLTAKHRLCQAEIAKRTIHLARSLLQMNENKSKSIYQLVSQLPLPEDYAQQELRFVINMCVNEIIY is encoded by the exons ATGTTTGGTCAAGCTGGAAATACATCTTTTA GTAGTTTTAATACACCGACGCAGTCCAGTCCATTTGGGCAATCTGCGTTTGGTAAACCGATCACTACAACAAGTTTTGGTTCTGGCGCTACACCAGTCTTTGGCAATGGCAATACTTCTCTCTTTAGTTCAAAGCCTGCAGGTTCTACCACCGGTGGCTTGTTTGGCAATACTACAACTCCACCTGCATTTACTCAACCATCTTTTGGAG GGTTTGGTACAACAAGTACAAATACCAATTTATTTGGCTCTCAGCAAAATGCAAGTACAAATCTTTTTGGTTCAAACACTGCAACATCAGCATTTGGTCAGTCGAATAAACCAGCTGGATTTGGTTTTGGTACTACATCTGGTACAAATTTATTTGGGCAACCCCAACAATCAGCTCAGCAAACCACACCTTTTGGGCAAAGCAGTACCACtggaaatacaaatttatttggtGCAACACCTG GTTTTGGCAATACGAACACGGCAACCACAAGTATAACTGGTACTGCCATTAAATTTGCTCCTATGATTACTACCGATTCCATGTCCAAGAATGGTATATCTCATACTATATCAGTGAGACATTGTTGCATTGCGACAATGAAAGAATATGAATCAAAGTCTTACGAAGAGTTACGTTTTGAAGATTATTCTGTGGGACGAAAAG GACCCAGTACAGGAATCTTTGGTGCACCAACACAACCTTCACCTTTTGGTAATGCAGGGGCAGGTACTAGTACTGCAACAACGg GCTTTGGTGGAATGAGCGCTGGTTTTGGAGCAACCACACAGTCTGCCTCGAGTGGTCTATTTGGAAAGCCTATAAGTACTTTTGGTACACCCtcgacaacaacaacaaataattttgcttttaattctACTCCAAGCACTAATCTGTTTGGTACTAATACCCAGAATAAACCATTTGGTA CAGCAGCTCCAACCCCACTTTTTGCAACCAGCAATACTAACCAAACTGCTGGTACAGGTTTCGGTGGCATTAATACGGGTCAAAACACTGCTTTCGGCTCCGCATTTGGTTCAGCGCAACCGAATCAG AGTATTGGTCTATTTAACCAAAACAAATCAGCTTTTATTGCACCTTCCACATCGTCTAGCACTGGATTTCCCATTTTTGGTCAGACACCAATGAGCAATACGGGTACACCTGCATTCTGTTCTAAATCAACTGGAACAATAGGTTTCGGAGTAAATTCGACTTTAGGTTCGACTGCACCATCGACTTTTGGAACTGCACCAGGTTTCACTGCAGGTCAAAATTCCGGTACTTTGTTGTTTAATACACCTTTTAAGCCTGCAGGACAAACATCTGGATTTTCTTTTGGTTCAACTCTTACACCATCGTCCGGACTcg gtACAAATACGGGTTTAATGTTGGGTAGTGGTTCTACTTTATTTGGTCAGCAAAAATCAGGTGGTTTGTTCGGGTACAGTGGCAATAATGCACCATTTAATACATCGGGATCGTTCGGATCTTCAGCTTTCGGGAATAATACAAATGTAGGAACGGGTAGTGGGACTGGATTACTCGGAGCTGG AAATACTATGAACCAAGTCAAAAGTTCCGGAACTGTGCCGGTGCATCAACAAATTTTAGCCCTGGTGTCTGCACCTTTTGGCGATTCAccgttattaaaaaatcttttaccA GCTTCCGGTAAAACAGAAGAGTTATTAAAACCGGCAAACACACCATCCAAATTAATGAATGGTCAACAGTATAAGGTTACTGCTGATAATAAGTCTCCAAAAATCAAGGCCAAAGTTGTTACTCCTGCACAATTATCTAAG aagTCAATGTTCGAAGGTCTTGAAGAGGAAGATCCACTCTCGGAAGCATTTCAGCCTCGTCCAAATGCAAAGCGTTTGGTACTACGTCCGAAATCCATATCGAACTCGATAGTTCCATCGCCTACTGAAAGTTCACAATCTGTAGGGAGAAACTTACAATCTTCCGGAAAAGGGGAAGAGAAATCACCTgtaacaaatacatatattgaaaatacaacTATCGAAACTGTAGATAAAGAAAATCATAGTCAAGATAATAATCGACAATTAGCAAACGATCGGAGATCATCTTTGTCTTGGTTGAAAACGAGCCTTCCACGAAATGCAAAAAATTTGGACGAAGAATCATACGAGGCTCAACGGTCGCTATTTTCTAGTCCGAACGCATTGTCGGAAGAGATGATAAACAATACTGTTACTGAATTGCGACCTTATGCTAACGCCAATTCATCAAATCAAAAGTGCTCTGAAATTAATTCATCCGTGGATACGTCTTTAAAGAATTCATCTCTCGTTGATAAATCATGTACGGACATTGTGAATCAAAACTCTGATTCGAGTCAAGAATTGGACGAAAGTTCTTTTTCATCGTTACAAACTTCGAACTGGAAACCAAACGCAGCTAAAGTAACGCTGAAACGTGCTGGGTACTATACGATTCCGCCGCTTGATAAATTAGACGAGTATGTTCGTGGTGAAACGTGTATCGTACCAAACTTCACTGTTGGACGTGAAGATTATGGAAATGTGTATTTCCCTGAATCGTTTGATATATATGGCTTGAATTTAGACGAAATCGTACATTTTCGACATAAGGAAGTCATCATTTATCCAGACGACGAGAAGAAACCACCTATCGGAGAAGGATTAAATCGTAAAGCACAAGTTACTTTAGACCAAGTATGGCCACACGATAAATCTCTACATAAGCCTATTACCGACCCCCATCGTTTAGCTGCGATGgattacgaagaaaaattacgaagAGTGTCAGCGAAACATGATACTAGATTCTTAGAGTATCGACCTGAAACTGGTTCATGGGTTTTTAAG GTAGatcatttttctaaatatggCCTAAGCGATTCGGACgaagaagataataatatcCCTTCAGTAAAGGACacgaaaagattaaaattatgtGCAACTCAGCAAAAATGTGCAACCAAGCAGGAGCAATCAAAAGTAGTTTCA aataaagATACTTCCAAGGCCAATGATTTAAAAGCAGCGAATACAGACTATTCAGATTTAGATACACGTGGACTTCTCTTGGAAGCAATTGTCTCACGTCGGTCGTTTAGAACAG ATCAAAATCATGAAAATCAACTACCGATAAGTCCAACTGGTGAGAATGCTCGCATTTTGGGTACAGACAGTCATAAACTGCAATTAATGAAGGCCAGCTTCTTTGATGGCAGCGACGAAGAGATTAACGAGGCTTATAATCAAG aATCGAATCGCTCGTTATTTCTTTCCGATCGTAGAAGTTCTTTGCGATGTTTCACCAATACGCCACAAAAATTAGACGAAGATCAAAACTACGAACCAATTTACAGTCCGATGTTACGATCAAATTTGGCAATTCATCGGACGCcaactattacttacgaagaACCGACCCTTTCAAAGACAG ATTCCAAATTGAAACGCTCGATGGACATCGTTGCTAAGACATCAACGATATATGAAAAAGGTTTACCGGATCCTTCGATAACTCCGGTGACTACAATTCTTCGATGTATTTCTGAAGTGATTCCGTTATCAAAATCTATTATACATAAACTGGAATCTCGTTCCGTTGCTGATATTG gTATACAAATGGGAAGAAGGTTTAAACCAAGCTGGGGACGTGGTTTAACCTTACTTACATTGAGTACGAAGAAACAGGCCGACGATGTAccattaaataattcttttgagCAAATTGGATCTTACGTATGTGGTCGTTCTCCGGAAGATACAACATCCGTTGGGATAGTCCAACGTATACAAATTTTGGGTGGTAGTGGGACCGGCGAAGAACGCATTAAGACATTCAAA GAAAGTATAGAAGGTCATCTAAAAATTCAGCTGTCACATCGTGTAATGAATCCAGATGGAGACTGTCTAATTTTTGACGTAGATACAGATATTAATAAGGCGAGCATGGCTTTACACGCACATTGTAGTTTAGCCGAAGAATTTGCAGAACAGTTTACCACAGATTCATTTGCTTCCTATGTTGCTAATGTTTGGAAACTCTGTGTAGCTCTTTGGGGAAATTTACCCGATATAAACGTTGCCACAG aaaattcagaAGACCATAGCGTCGTGATTGCGCGGCGAGAGGCAATCGGGGAATGGTTAAAAATCGTTATAAGAAAAACTCATGTGTTGGAGGATGCGgatattaattatgaaacaaagATATTGCTTTTACTATCTG ctTTCGAATTAGAAGAGGCGTGTAAACTTGCAAGAGAAATGGGTGATCATTGTTTGGCCTTATTGATGGCGCAGCTGTGTAGTGGAATGCCTATAAAGGTATTAACACAGCAGCAAATTGCATTATGGCAAAATGCCGGTATTGATGAAAACCTCTCGTTAGATCGACTAAAGCTTTTTGCATTGGTGGCAGGTGAACCACCAAGTAAACATTGCCCGATCAATGTCTGTGAAGGTTTCGATTGGAAGAGAGCGTTAGCTGTTCATTTGTG GTATTTTTCATCTCCGACTGCCTCTATAAGAGACATATTAGACATTTACGAGGCCTCCTTCGATACAAACAAGACAGATGACGTTTATACGTCGATACCGAAACCCGAATATAAAGGAAACAATTTCGaacttgaaataaataatggGAAACCGATATATGATCTATGTTTTCATCTTTTAAAGTTATTTTGCACTGGCAATCATACGTTGGGTGAATTATTGAATCCAGCAACACATACTGCTGATCCAATGGATTACAGACTCAG TTGGCTGATGCAGCAAGTACTTTTAGCTTTGGGTTATTCACATCTTTCGGAACATGTTGCCATTTTGACACATGTTAATTTCGCGACACAATTAGAAGCATATGATCTCTGGCATTGGGCCATATTCGTAATGTTACATTTAAAGGATGCCACAAAAAGGAAGACCGCGGTAATGAATTTATTGCAACGACACGTCGAAATAGACGATGCTACCGATTGTCCTGATTTTATCGAGCGAGAAACGTTTTTACGGGAAGAATTGGGTATACCTTCGATTTGGATTCACCATGCGAAAGCCGTGAAAAGTTACGTAGCTAAAAG ATACGGGAAAGCagctttctattttattcaagCAGAACAGTGGAATAAGGCgcatgaaattattattgaatatttagcAGCAGATGTtataataaacgaaaattacGATTATCTGCGCAACTTATTGCGTCCACTGACTCCTTTAGAATGCAGTAGCGCTATAAGTGGTTGGACATATCAAGGACAATTACTCTGGGAATATATGGAAATAACTATGAGTGTTGAATCTTTGCTACGTAGTGCCGATCCACGTGGAATAAGTTCTAAATTGGAATCACTAAAACAACGATTGTCAAATCTTCCTTCCAAGATCAATCAATTTCCATGTTTAACTGCGAAACATAG GCTTTGTCAAGCGGAAATTGCAAAGAGAACGATCCACTTAGCCAGGAGTTTGTTACAAATGAACGAGAATAAATCTAAATCGATATATCAATTGGTATCTCAATTACCATTGCCGGAGGACTATGCACAACAAGAGCTTCGTTTTGTCATTAATATGTGCGTGaacgaaattatatattag